The Endozoicomonas montiporae CL-33 genome contains a region encoding:
- a CDS encoding MFS transporter yields MEQTLSAGQTSAAGYKPVVSLKEKIGYSLGDTAGNFVYQSVLLLLGFYYTEIYGLSAATVAGIFLFVRIVDAITDPLMGALVDRTETRWGKYRPYLLILCVPYAIASVLVFTVPDMGAQAKVIYAYVTYSVLMVLFTATNIPYGAMTGVMTSNPEERASINATRFMFATGGGLVITSIVLPMTEILGDSPADGYRYAMMIMAVLSVVLFLICFSTTKERVKPVKTEKTSILSDLSLIWKNDQFRWLSLATFVMVTTQTIKNTTQMFYITMYVENAAAMVSLFMSLWMVGGMIGAQMATKVLERMCKKQAYIALLFACAAMSAVSYIAGNNNIAVIMAIQFFVGFFNQMIAPIWFTFTADATDYGEVKFRRRIDGLAVSFTIFSLKVGLSVGGAIAMGLLGSYGYMSGGVEQTPEAINGILTVFSLVPAIGFMLTALVVSQFKMNSQTIAETADKLKQIRAMEA; encoded by the coding sequence ATGGAACAAACATTATCTGCTGGTCAAACCAGTGCGGCAGGGTATAAACCTGTCGTTAGTTTAAAAGAAAAAATTGGTTACAGTTTAGGCGATACCGCTGGTAATTTTGTTTATCAATCTGTACTGCTTTTATTAGGTTTTTATTACACCGAAATTTACGGACTAAGTGCAGCAACAGTGGCAGGTATTTTTCTGTTTGTCCGGATTGTTGATGCCATCACTGACCCTCTTATGGGTGCCCTGGTTGACAGAACCGAAACCCGATGGGGCAAATACCGTCCTTACCTTCTGATTCTCTGTGTGCCTTATGCCATTGCTAGTGTTCTAGTGTTTACTGTGCCAGACATGGGGGCTCAGGCTAAAGTTATTTACGCTTACGTCACTTATTCCGTATTGATGGTGTTGTTCACTGCCACCAATATTCCTTACGGTGCCATGACAGGTGTAATGACAAGCAATCCGGAAGAGCGGGCTTCCATCAATGCTACTCGCTTTATGTTTGCAACCGGTGGCGGTCTGGTCATTACCTCAATCGTACTGCCTATGACAGAAATATTGGGTGATAGCCCTGCTGACGGCTACCGCTATGCCATGATGATTATGGCAGTTCTTTCGGTTGTACTGTTCCTCATCTGTTTCTCAACAACAAAAGAGCGTGTTAAGCCAGTCAAGACAGAAAAAACCAGCATACTTTCAGACCTGTCGCTGATCTGGAAAAACGACCAATTCCGTTGGTTATCGCTTGCTACTTTTGTGATGGTGACCACTCAAACGATCAAGAACACGACGCAGATGTTCTACATCACTATGTATGTTGAAAATGCTGCAGCCATGGTCTCTCTGTTCATGTCTTTGTGGATGGTAGGTGGCATGATTGGCGCCCAAATGGCCACTAAAGTATTAGAAAGAATGTGTAAGAAACAAGCTTACATTGCCCTTCTGTTTGCGTGTGCCGCCATGTCAGCCGTTTCATACATCGCAGGTAACAACAACATAGCGGTTATCATGGCAATCCAGTTCTTTGTTGGCTTCTTTAATCAGATGATTGCGCCAATCTGGTTCACCTTTACTGCTGATGCTACTGACTATGGTGAAGTGAAGTTCCGTCGTCGCATTGATGGACTGGCTGTTTCATTCACCATCTTCTCTCTGAAAGTTGGTTTGTCAGTTGGTGGAGCTATTGCGATGGGCTTACTGGGAAGTTACGGCTATATGAGTGGTGGTGTGGAACAAACACCTGAAGCCATCAACGGTATTCTGACAGTCTTCTCACTGGTTCCTGCCATCGGCTTTATGCTAACAGCGCTGGTTGTTTCTCAATTCAAAATGAACAGCCAGACTATTGCCGAAACAGCAGATAAATTGAAACAAATTCGAGCAATGGAGGCCTGA
- a CDS encoding carbohydrate porin has protein sequence MKKTLLAIAVMSASTMAVAEWTPIEDYKGWTSPDGNFFIGGDMEINFDVFSNKNGVNGTTLPTRDNRGLTNTQIGDDSRFLLRTDWRNTRDDGSFVTARADSLLKTNGQLEMDDTYFAFGVQDSWMFQIGRYEAMDLFPLGKDVAVFYAAGSDGIGQGVYYYMAKEARGRSGKAGQARIATKMSNWTAEVSTVYGDTLEVLSGSDIYLDDKNRITSKNNSFMVRPVINYLSDTGFLSVSFGGEAELNNDSVTIADSNNNRRYDLANRYGLAATATLNFGDLIWHNSFAHQDAKELWKAETFNSNIEYGRFGLGGSFAKNKHIDKGKEDTKSYVLYTAYTVPVLNFDNAEVTFALSHSKTDNAYGVKNNDEETTAFRTRFNYYF, from the coding sequence ATGAAAAAGACGCTTCTCGCAATCGCCGTAATGAGTGCATCCACAATGGCCGTAGCTGAATGGACGCCTATTGAGGACTATAAAGGCTGGACTTCACCCGATGGTAATTTTTTCATTGGCGGTGATATGGAGATCAATTTTGATGTATTTAGCAACAAAAATGGTGTAAATGGTACGACACTTCCAACTCGTGATAACCGAGGCTTAACTAATACTCAAATTGGTGATGACTCCAGATTCTTGTTGCGCACTGACTGGAGAAACACCAGAGATGACGGATCATTCGTGACCGCCCGTGCGGATTCTTTATTGAAGACAAACGGTCAATTAGAGATGGACGATACCTATTTTGCATTCGGGGTCCAAGATAGCTGGATGTTCCAAATTGGCCGCTACGAAGCAATGGATCTGTTCCCACTGGGTAAGGACGTAGCAGTGTTTTATGCAGCAGGCAGCGATGGAATCGGTCAAGGTGTCTATTATTACATGGCGAAAGAAGCTCGCGGACGGAGTGGCAAGGCTGGTCAGGCGCGTATAGCCACCAAGATGAGCAATTGGACGGCCGAGGTATCAACGGTTTATGGCGATACCCTTGAAGTGTTAAGTGGTTCAGACATTTATCTGGATGATAAAAACAGAATCACCTCTAAAAATAACAGTTTTATGGTTCGTCCTGTTATCAACTACCTCAGTGACACAGGTTTCCTTAGTGTGAGCTTTGGTGGTGAAGCCGAACTAAACAATGACTCTGTTACTATAGCCGATTCGAATAACAACAGAAGGTATGATTTGGCTAATCGCTATGGTCTGGCCGCAACTGCAACACTGAACTTTGGTGATTTAATCTGGCATAACAGCTTTGCGCATCAAGATGCCAAAGAGCTTTGGAAAGCAGAAACATTCAACAGTAACATTGAGTATGGTCGTTTCGGCTTAGGCGGATCTTTTGCCAAAAACAAACACATTGACAAAGGTAAGGAAGATACAAAATCCTACGTATTATACACTGCATACACTGTACCTGTTTTGAACTTTGATAATGCAGAAGTGACTTTTGCACTGTCTCACTCCAAGACCGACAACGCTTACGGTGTTAAGAACAACGATGAGGAAACAACTGCATTCCGTACCCGATTTAACTACTACTTCTAA
- a CDS encoding ATP-binding protein, translating to MINQTMTRLHSLRLSGMAEALSLQQEQPGTYEGLSFEERLALLVDQEDADRSNKRLARLLKVARFKLSATLEDIDYEQPRGITKSQMATLVTCDWLRRKQNLLITGPCGTGKSWLSCAFGHSACMRGLSVRYFRTSRLLEAMTIAHGDGSYSKQLKQLAKVDLLILDDWGLEPLSLWWTPLSRQ from the coding sequence ATGATTAACCAAACGATGACCCGTTTACACAGCCTGCGACTCAGTGGCATGGCGGAAGCTCTTTCTCTGCAACAAGAACAGCCCGGCACTTATGAAGGTCTCAGCTTTGAAGAGCGACTGGCACTGCTTGTTGATCAGGAAGATGCTGACCGCAGCAACAAGAGGCTGGCACGGCTGCTCAAGGTTGCCCGATTCAAGCTGTCTGCCACATTGGAAGACATTGATTATGAACAGCCACGAGGCATAACCAAATCACAGATGGCAACACTCGTCACCTGTGACTGGCTCAGGCGAAAGCAGAATCTCCTGATAACCGGTCCATGCGGAACAGGAAAAAGCTGGTTGAGCTGTGCCTTTGGACATAGTGCATGTATGCGAGGGCTTAGCGTTCGTTACTTCCGGACATCAAGACTGCTGGAAGCAATGACCATTGCCCATGGTGACGGCAGTTACAGCAAGCAACTGAAACAGCTGGCAAAAGTTGACCTGCTGATTCTCGATGACTGGGGGCTGGAGCCACTCAGTCTATGGTGGACCCCACTGTCAAGACAGTAA
- the istA gene encoding IS21 family transposase — translation MRKIREILRLRHNCGLSTRQISASVRVSTGAVSKYLTLFEKSGLPWPLPDAMDDSALINRLSPETPNRKQQGFIEPDWAEMHSSLKHKGMTKQLLWEEYCEVYPHNAYSHTQFCHRYNEWCKKQKRSMRQQHKAGEKLFVDYAGLTVPVVSKETGESALAQIFVAVLGASNYTFAEATWTQGSVDFIGSQVRAFQFFGGVPEMLVPDNLRSAVTKACRYDPEINRSYQHMAEHFGCSVLPARPYKPKDKAKAEVGVQLVERWVLMRLRHTTFFSLSELNWEIRRLLEDLNNRPFKQLPGCRRSQFDELDKPALSPLPRQPYEHLEFKMARVNIDYHVQFSGHYYSVPHQLVREQVEIRGSHHTVQIFYKGKSVTSHVRQYAAGSFTTKPEHMPKRHQKQQQWTPGRLLQWAQKLGPDVLMFTRQLLDGKQHQEQAYRACLGLLNLEREYGHQRLNAACDRAIKTGGRRVASVKSILQSGLDKVPIELPQENDNERVTRSHENIRGAGFFQ, via the coding sequence ATGCGAAAAATTCGGGAAATCCTTCGACTCCGTCACAATTGTGGTTTGTCCACCCGGCAGATATCTGCCAGTGTCAGAGTTAGCACCGGAGCCGTCAGCAAATATCTGACATTGTTTGAAAAATCCGGTCTGCCCTGGCCTTTGCCCGATGCTATGGACGACTCTGCACTCATAAATCGCTTATCACCTGAGACACCAAACCGTAAGCAACAGGGCTTTATTGAACCCGACTGGGCTGAGATGCACAGCAGTCTTAAGCACAAAGGCATGACCAAGCAGTTGCTCTGGGAAGAGTATTGTGAGGTATATCCCCACAATGCCTACAGCCATACCCAGTTCTGCCACCGCTATAACGAGTGGTGCAAGAAGCAGAAGCGCTCCATGCGGCAACAGCATAAAGCGGGTGAAAAGCTGTTTGTAGATTACGCCGGGTTGACGGTTCCGGTTGTCAGCAAAGAAACCGGTGAATCGGCACTTGCTCAAATCTTTGTAGCGGTGCTGGGAGCATCTAACTACACCTTTGCGGAAGCCACCTGGACGCAGGGCTCTGTAGACTTTATTGGCTCCCAGGTTCGGGCTTTCCAGTTCTTCGGCGGTGTGCCTGAGATGCTGGTACCGGACAACTTGCGAAGTGCCGTGACCAAAGCGTGTCGCTATGACCCGGAGATCAATCGCAGTTATCAGCACATGGCTGAACACTTTGGATGCTCTGTCTTGCCTGCACGCCCCTACAAGCCAAAAGATAAGGCAAAAGCCGAGGTCGGTGTGCAACTGGTCGAACGCTGGGTGCTAATGCGCCTGCGCCATACGACGTTCTTCTCACTGTCAGAGCTGAACTGGGAAATAAGACGCCTGCTGGAAGACCTGAATAATCGACCCTTTAAGCAGCTACCCGGTTGCCGTCGTAGTCAGTTTGACGAGTTGGACAAGCCTGCTCTGTCGCCTCTGCCCAGACAGCCCTACGAGCACCTGGAGTTCAAGATGGCCAGAGTCAACATTGATTACCACGTGCAATTCAGTGGTCATTATTACTCCGTGCCCCATCAGCTGGTCAGGGAGCAGGTAGAAATCCGTGGCAGCCATCACACTGTCCAGATCTTCTACAAAGGCAAATCAGTCACAAGCCATGTTCGGCAATACGCCGCCGGAAGCTTCACCACCAAACCGGAGCATATGCCTAAACGCCACCAGAAACAGCAACAGTGGACACCGGGACGGCTGTTACAGTGGGCGCAAAAGCTGGGACCAGACGTTTTAATGTTTACCCGGCAGTTGCTGGATGGCAAACAACATCAGGAACAAGCTTATCGGGCATGCCTCGGGCTGTTAAACCTTGAGCGCGAGTACGGACATCAGCGGTTAAATGCTGCGTGTGACCGAGCCATCAAAACCGGAGGGCGTCGGGTAGCCAGTGTGAAGTCCATCCTGCAATCCGGGCTGGACAAAGTACCCATTGAATTGCCACAGGAAAACGACAATGAGCGAGTGACACGCAGTCACGAAAACATCCGTGGCGCAGGCTTCTTCCAGTGA
- a CDS encoding glycoside hydrolase family 172 protein codes for MTTNHPSGFDGLNMSLSNLSLLSDARSRSITAENPTGEPGKGGMGTTGFAERQASELGEGWKVNPAINIKPGETAVIADIKDMGNIQSMWITGMVSRELIIRIYWDNQELPSVEVPFPDFFAYGWCDNIDELVGGPFQPLVSLPVSVLPKNAFNCFWSMPFRERCYMTIENIGEFERCLYYQINYQLTDIPENCAYFHASFRRTNPVPFKGVHTIIDGIEGEGHYIGTAMCVGLNGAGGWWGEGEVKFYIDEDDDYPTICGTGTEDYFLGAFNWEVDDKYAAYNSPYGGMAQVIEPDSLYKSQPRFSMYRWHIQDPIRFKSKLKVTVQDLGWKNFNAKKFDHVPDRKYLPRQDDIATVSFWYQTLPTAKLKPLPDWDGLQAH; via the coding sequence ATGACTACTAACCACCCATCTGGATTTGATGGACTGAATATGTCGCTTAGCAATCTTAGTCTGCTTTCTGATGCGCGCTCAAGAAGCATCACCGCTGAAAATCCGACTGGAGAGCCAGGCAAAGGTGGAATGGGTACAACTGGCTTTGCAGAAAGGCAAGCCAGTGAACTGGGAGAAGGCTGGAAGGTTAATCCGGCTATTAATATAAAGCCCGGTGAGACAGCGGTTATCGCAGATATTAAGGATATGGGTAATATCCAGAGTATGTGGATAACCGGCATGGTTTCTCGTGAGTTAATTATTCGCATTTACTGGGATAATCAGGAGCTCCCCTCTGTAGAAGTCCCCTTTCCTGATTTCTTTGCTTACGGCTGGTGTGACAATATTGATGAATTAGTAGGAGGACCTTTTCAGCCATTAGTATCCCTGCCAGTTAGTGTATTACCGAAAAATGCATTCAATTGTTTCTGGAGCATGCCATTCCGTGAGCGCTGCTACATGACCATTGAAAATATTGGAGAATTTGAGCGTTGCCTCTATTACCAAATCAATTATCAATTAACTGATATCCCTGAGAACTGCGCTTACTTCCATGCCAGCTTCCGTCGAACTAACCCGGTGCCGTTTAAAGGCGTTCATACCATTATTGATGGCATTGAGGGAGAAGGTCATTATATTGGTACAGCAATGTGCGTTGGCTTAAATGGCGCTGGCGGTTGGTGGGGTGAAGGTGAAGTTAAATTCTATATTGATGAAGATGACGACTACCCTACCATTTGCGGTACAGGTACAGAAGATTATTTCCTTGGAGCATTTAACTGGGAGGTAGACGACAAATACGCCGCTTATAACTCACCCTATGGTGGAATGGCACAGGTAATTGAGCCAGACAGCTTATACAAATCCCAACCAAGATTTTCAATGTATCGCTGGCATATTCAAGATCCGATTCGCTTTAAATCAAAACTGAAAGTGACTGTGCAAGATCTTGGTTGGAAAAACTTTAATGCCAAAAAGTTTGATCACGTTCCTGACCGTAAATATCTGCCAAGACAAGACGATATCGCTACGGTTTCATTCTGGTATCAAACATTGCCAACGGCAAAATTAAAGCCTCTACCTGATTGGGACGGACTGCAGGCTCATTAA
- a CDS encoding IS1 family transposase (programmed frameshift), whose protein sequence is MSVHNKPEWVFTGGRNMQLQRFYCRACSKSFQKDFIYKANLPGTHERIIEMAMNGSGVRDTGRVLGVSPTTVNQPLKKLSPKQVTDLPFENAKVQLLCQMDEQWSFVGSKKNQRWLFYAWEPRFKRVIAHAFGRRVASTLKKLLQLLKPYSFSYFCTDDWKPYKRYLPEGIHVASKRFTQGIERNNLTLRIRLKRLARRTICFSRSEELHDKVIGEFISRNYYQRI, encoded by the exons ATGAGCGTTCACAATAAACCGGAGTGGGTGTTCACGGGAGGCCGGAATATGCAACTACAGCGATTCTACTGTCGAGCTTGCTCAAAGAGCTTTCAAAAGGACTTCATCTACAAGGCTAACTTGCCTGGTACCCATGAACGGATCATCGAGATGGCTATGAATGGTTCTGGTGTTCGTGACACAGGCAGAGTCCTCGGTGTTAGTCCAACGACTGTCA ACCAACCACTTAAAAAACTGTCGCCTAAACAAGTAACAGATTTGCCCTTCGAGAATGCCAAGGTTCAGCTACTCTGCCAGATGGATGAGCAATGGAGCTTTGTTGGGAGCAAGAAAAATCAGCGCTGGTTATTCTATGCTTGGGAGCCACGCTTCAAGCGAGTGATAGCTCATGCCTTTGGCAGAAGGGTTGCATCTACGTTAAAGAAACTCCTGCAGTTGCTTAAGCCATACAGCTTTAGTTACTTCTGCACAGATGACTGGAAGCCGTATAAACGGTATCTTCCGGAAGGTATTCATGTAGCCAGCAAACGTTTTACCCAAGGGATAGAGAGGAACAATCTCACTTTGAGGATTAGATTGAAGAGACTGGCGAGGCGAACAATCTGCTTCTCACGGTCAGAAGAACTGCACGATAAAGTAATTGGTGAATTCATCTCAAGAAATTACTATCAACGTATTTAG